Proteins from a single region of Corynebacterium casei LMG S-19264:
- a CDS encoding YhgE/Pip domain-containing protein yields MRDALSVVKNDFSKVRRSVMATCLLLFLIIIPLLFTWFNVLAAWDPFGNTKDLKIAVASEDDGYSSDFFPIEVNAGDQVLSQLRANEQMDWVITNPSDAIEGTKSGEYYASIILPSTFSDDMLTFYADGSQPAQIALHTNEKKNALAPTIANKGAEGISANISETFTRTIGDVSLGLVTSLSDFLDQGDTQDALSRIEARAENLQSQLRNGARTARTMGDLTESAIPLLESAQRIIDTPRPSLSDTTRDGITDISASSDALDGALSATRESYAIVGDRIDALYETANISRETRSETLNTLADNVQLNINAYEGLKDTVNTRIRPLAPAEAATLTGQLDEAIASQESVRDRLRAASDSDSPERPDFSSLDRASSAIEDVRNSGIRDQVSQLAQTLRGIGDTIELPEGDIQLNTDSLAGASAALDDVGATLDQNADRLDDLLDRINTASRTGDLSEIAAIVGDDPEAFAQALAAPVEVERQAIYPVASFGVGMAPLYTTLALWVGALLTAVALRTDVAAKLTKHRPNRFDEEVDLENETEDDTAEIPSEAPEEPEEIGPFAKYFGRYGTFALVGLAQSTLLTLGLIFFVKLEPAHPFLLVLAGWVSSCIFMLLVYALTVALSNAGKALAVFLLVIQISSAGGSYPLQLLPHWFQSASPWLPATYSIRAFRSALAGSYGADYWIALATLLLFIIPALILGVVLRKPLANYTSGLNKALAKTKMM; encoded by the coding sequence ATGCGGGATGCCCTGTCTGTTGTTAAAAATGACTTCTCCAAAGTCCGCCGCAGTGTCATGGCGACATGCCTGTTGCTCTTTCTTATCATCATTCCCCTGCTTTTTACGTGGTTTAACGTATTGGCTGCCTGGGATCCTTTCGGTAATACCAAAGACCTAAAGATTGCCGTCGCCAGTGAAGATGATGGCTACTCCAGTGATTTCTTCCCCATCGAGGTCAATGCGGGAGACCAGGTCTTGTCGCAACTTCGCGCGAACGAACAAATGGACTGGGTCATCACGAATCCCTCTGATGCCATTGAAGGAACCAAATCAGGGGAATACTACGCGTCAATTATCTTGCCCTCCACTTTCAGCGATGACATGCTGACCTTTTACGCCGATGGTTCTCAGCCTGCCCAAATCGCGTTGCACACCAACGAGAAAAAGAATGCGCTAGCACCAACCATTGCTAATAAAGGCGCCGAGGGTATATCGGCTAATATTTCGGAGACTTTTACCCGCACCATTGGTGATGTCTCATTGGGATTGGTGACTTCCTTGTCTGATTTCTTAGACCAAGGTGACACTCAAGATGCACTCAGCCGTATTGAGGCACGTGCCGAAAATCTACAGTCTCAGCTACGCAATGGCGCGCGAACCGCGCGAACAATGGGCGATTTAACGGAATCCGCTATCCCCCTTCTCGAAAGCGCTCAGCGTATTATTGATACCCCGAGGCCATCACTGTCTGACACCACTCGCGATGGCATCACGGATATTTCTGCTTCTTCCGACGCCCTAGATGGTGCTTTATCTGCCACCCGCGAAAGCTATGCCATCGTCGGCGACCGCATCGATGCACTCTACGAGACAGCCAACATTTCTCGAGAAACGCGTTCCGAAACGCTCAATACCTTGGCCGACAATGTCCAACTCAATATCAATGCTTACGAAGGGCTCAAGGACACCGTAAATACCCGAATTCGCCCGCTAGCTCCGGCCGAAGCCGCGACCCTCACCGGTCAATTAGACGAGGCTATAGCTTCCCAAGAAAGCGTGCGTGATCGTCTGCGCGCTGCGTCGGATTCAGATAGCCCAGAGCGTCCTGATTTCTCGTCGTTAGACCGGGCATCCAGCGCCATTGAGGATGTGCGTAACTCTGGCATTCGTGACCAAGTCAGTCAGCTGGCACAGACCCTGCGCGGCATCGGCGACACCATCGAATTGCCCGAAGGCGATATTCAGCTCAACACCGATTCCTTAGCAGGGGCGAGTGCAGCGCTTGACGATGTCGGTGCCACCCTAGACCAAAACGCGGATAGGCTCGACGACTTACTCGACCGGATAAACACCGCCAGCAGGACCGGCGATCTATCGGAGATCGCTGCAATTGTTGGCGATGATCCAGAAGCCTTTGCCCAAGCGCTTGCCGCCCCCGTGGAAGTAGAACGCCAAGCTATTTACCCTGTTGCTAGTTTTGGCGTAGGGATGGCTCCGCTGTACACCACTCTTGCGCTATGGGTTGGGGCACTCCTCACTGCGGTCGCGTTGCGCACCGATGTCGCAGCTAAGCTCACCAAGCATCGCCCAAACCGCTTCGACGAGGAAGTAGACCTTGAAAACGAGACCGAAGACGACACGGCAGAGATTCCGTCCGAGGCACCAGAAGAACCTGAGGAGATCGGGCCATTCGCAAAGTACTTTGGGCGCTATGGCACCTTCGCGCTCGTTGGCCTTGCACAATCTACATTGTTAACCCTTGGCCTTATCTTCTTCGTTAAGCTCGAGCCAGCGCATCCGTTCCTGCTAGTACTGGCCGGCTGGGTCTCATCATGTATTTTCATGCTGTTGGTCTACGCATTAACTGTGGCTCTGAGTAATGCCGGCAAAGCATTGGCTGTATTCCTACTCGTCATCCAAATCTCCAGCGCCGGTGGCTCCTACCCACTGCAGCTTTTGCCGCACTGGTTCCAAAGCGCCAGTCCTTGGCTTCCGGCAACTTATTCCATCCGTGCATTCAGGTCGGCGCTCGCTGGCAGTTACGGTGCTGACTACTGGATTGCACTAGCTACCCTGTTGCTCTTTATCATCCCAGCTTTAATTCTCGGCGTGGTATTGCGCAAACCTTTGGCTAACTACACCTCGGGATTAAATAAAGCTCTGGCAAAGACCAAGATGATGTAG
- a CDS encoding type 1 glutamine amidotransferase domain-containing protein, with amino-acid sequence MAQLSNRKVAVIATHGFEDSELTSPVDAVKEAGATVTIISTEDQPITGKNGTEVQVDLTSKEAKADDFDALLLPGGTGNADQIRLDEHAVKFVEVIFASGKPTGVICHGGWILADADVLKGRTLTSFPSLQTDLRNAGATWVDEEVHTDNGLVSSRTPDDLPAFNAKIIEEFAEGEH; translated from the coding sequence ATGGCACAACTAAGCAATCGAAAAGTAGCAGTTATCGCAACCCACGGTTTCGAGGATTCGGAACTTACTAGCCCAGTGGATGCAGTCAAAGAAGCCGGTGCAACAGTTACCATCATCTCTACTGAGGACCAGCCAATCACCGGCAAGAATGGCACAGAAGTACAGGTAGATCTGACATCGAAGGAAGCCAAGGCAGACGATTTCGACGCCTTGCTTCTTCCGGGCGGCACCGGCAACGCCGATCAGATTCGCCTGGACGAGCACGCAGTGAAGTTCGTCGAAGTCATTTTTGCCTCTGGGAAACCAACTGGCGTTATTTGTCATGGCGGCTGGATTCTTGCTGATGCCGATGTGCTCAAGGGGCGTACCCTAACGTCTTTCCCCAGCCTCCAGACTGACCTGCGCAACGCGGGTGCTACCTGGGTGGATGAGGAAGTACACACCGATAACGGGCTAGTCTCCTCCCGCACTCCAGATGATCTTCCAGCATTCAATGCGAAGATCATCGAGGAATTCGCAGAAGGCGAGCACTAG
- a CDS encoding NADPH-dependent FMN reductase, translated as MRVVLISGSNVGTKTKTVAEYLKQAFAEYDSDIDVEIIDLAEVDMVFSDGRNYTEYTGDTGEIAQKIMQADALVIGTPIFQASIPAALKNVFDILPTNAFRDKVVGMFATAGSSKHYLVLAQQLQPIVTYMKGQVVQPYVFVESADLLRGEIVNHDVLQRLDRLVEDTVVLTQTYQKIRDEKDAAYGF; from the coding sequence ATGCGAGTAGTACTAATTTCGGGCTCTAATGTCGGAACCAAAACCAAAACGGTGGCGGAGTATTTAAAGCAGGCTTTTGCGGAGTACGACTCTGATATAGACGTCGAAATCATCGACTTGGCCGAGGTCGACATGGTCTTCTCTGATGGCCGAAACTACACCGAATACACCGGTGATACAGGAGAAATCGCGCAGAAGATTATGCAGGCTGATGCGCTAGTCATCGGCACGCCAATCTTCCAAGCCTCGATCCCAGCAGCGCTGAAGAATGTCTTCGACATCCTTCCTACCAATGCTTTTCGTGACAAGGTCGTCGGGATGTTTGCCACGGCCGGTTCGTCTAAGCATTACCTCGTTTTAGCGCAGCAGCTACAGCCGATTGTCACCTATATGAAGGGCCAAGTCGTGCAACCTTATGTCTTTGTTGAAAGCGCCGATCTGCTGCGTGGCGAAATAGTAAACCACGATGTCCTCCAACGATTAGATCGTTTAGTAGAAGACACCGTGGTGTTGACCCAGACCTATCAAAAGATCCGGGATGAAAAAGACGCCGCTTATGGCTTCTAG
- a CDS encoding LLM class flavin-dependent oxidoreductase: MTAPSNPMHDFGFDQGQGLEMGIYTLGDHLPNPKDGSRVSAGERVHEFIRYAQAAEQAGLAYFGLGESHQEYFASQAHAVILGAIAQATEKIRIGSSSTIISTSDPVRVYENFSTLDLISNGRAELVAGRASRVGLFELLGYDLRDYEELYEEKLELLLQINREESVTWSGNFRAPLNEAEVIPRPAEERLRIWRAVGGAPGSAIKAGLAGVPMVMAHLGGTTSVFQRTVDSYRQAAEHAGFDPATLPITTAGFFHVAETSQKALQNTYSHMNEGMIRTNGQGMPKQMYAQSVDPMSIANLGSPQQVIEKILHQHEVFGHQRYIGQIDFGGVEFADVMKQIDIIGEEIIPAIRKYTASSNQGDK, translated from the coding sequence ATGACTGCACCCTCAAACCCCATGCATGATTTCGGCTTTGACCAAGGTCAAGGCCTAGAAATGGGCATTTATACACTCGGTGATCATCTCCCTAACCCGAAGGATGGTTCCCGTGTTAGCGCGGGCGAGCGTGTACACGAGTTCATCCGCTACGCGCAGGCTGCTGAGCAAGCGGGCCTGGCGTATTTCGGGTTGGGTGAATCCCACCAAGAGTACTTTGCCTCCCAGGCGCACGCCGTAATTTTGGGTGCCATTGCGCAGGCAACGGAGAAGATCCGGATTGGTAGCTCCTCCACAATTATCTCTACCTCCGATCCGGTGCGCGTGTATGAGAACTTCTCTACCCTCGATCTGATCTCCAATGGCCGCGCTGAATTAGTAGCCGGACGCGCATCCCGTGTCGGCCTTTTTGAGCTGCTGGGTTATGACTTGCGGGATTATGAGGAGCTTTATGAGGAAAAGCTCGAGCTGCTGCTGCAGATTAACCGGGAAGAGTCCGTGACCTGGTCGGGTAACTTCCGTGCGCCGCTCAATGAGGCCGAGGTTATCCCACGCCCTGCCGAAGAGCGCCTGCGCATTTGGCGTGCGGTCGGTGGTGCTCCAGGCAGCGCTATTAAGGCTGGTCTTGCTGGTGTTCCAATGGTCATGGCACACCTCGGCGGAACCACCTCCGTCTTCCAGCGCACCGTTGATTCCTACCGTCAAGCGGCTGAACATGCCGGTTTTGATCCGGCAACACTGCCCATCACCACCGCTGGCTTCTTCCACGTGGCAGAGACCTCACAAAAGGCTCTGCAAAATACGTACAGCCACATGAACGAGGGCATGATCCGCACCAACGGCCAGGGCATGCCGAAGCAGATGTATGCCCAAAGCGTGGACCCGATGAGCATTGCGAACCTGGGTAGCCCACAGCAGGTTATAGAGAAGATTCTGCACCAGCATGAGGTCTTTGGCCACCAGCGTTACATTGGCCAGATCGATTTCGGTGGTGTGGAATTTGCTGATGTAATGAAGCAGATCGATATCATCGGTGAGGAGATAATTCCGGCAATCCGGAAATACACGGCTTCTAGCAACCAGGGGGATAAATAA
- the hisC gene encoding histidinol-phosphate transaminase: MIRPDLDNLPAYVPGARMDDAVKLSSNESSFAPLPSAAQAMADAAAGVNRYPDMGAVELRTQLAQHLGVDFEQTAVGTGSSALCQQLVQATTTAENEVIFPWRSFEAYPIFVQVVGATPVPVALTPEQGVDLDAIAAAVTDKTSLIFICNPNNPTGTTISNDEFEAFMAKVPAHVVVGLDEAYFEYNRGENQPVGTDVIAKYDNVVGLRTFSKAYGLAGARVGYAFGPRSLIEALNKVAIPFSVNSVAQAGAVAALQAKEELKERIDAAVIERDRITTAFAAWGAISSEANFVWLPAASLPKQPQDIAADFAAAGVLVRAFPEGVRITATTAEETEVLLKAFETI, translated from the coding sequence ATGATCCGACCAGACCTGGATAATCTTCCGGCCTATGTTCCCGGCGCACGCATGGATGATGCGGTAAAGCTGTCATCGAATGAGTCGTCTTTTGCCCCACTTCCATCGGCAGCCCAGGCGATGGCTGACGCCGCCGCTGGCGTTAACCGTTATCCGGATATGGGCGCGGTGGAACTGCGCACGCAGCTGGCACAGCACTTGGGTGTGGACTTTGAGCAGACCGCGGTGGGCACGGGCTCATCCGCACTGTGCCAACAGCTGGTGCAGGCCACCACCACGGCTGAGAATGAGGTCATCTTCCCGTGGCGCAGCTTTGAGGCTTATCCCATCTTCGTGCAGGTTGTTGGCGCTACCCCAGTTCCAGTTGCGCTGACCCCTGAACAGGGCGTGGACCTGGACGCAATCGCTGCGGCGGTAACGGATAAGACCAGCTTGATCTTTATCTGCAACCCGAATAATCCAACGGGTACCACCATTAGCAATGACGAATTTGAGGCTTTCATGGCCAAGGTTCCTGCGCATGTCGTGGTCGGCCTGGATGAGGCTTACTTCGAGTACAACCGCGGCGAGAACCAGCCGGTAGGAACCGACGTTATTGCTAAATATGACAACGTTGTGGGCCTGCGTACTTTCTCCAAGGCTTATGGTTTGGCCGGCGCGCGTGTGGGTTATGCCTTTGGCCCGCGCTCGCTGATTGAGGCTTTGAACAAGGTGGCAATTCCTTTCTCCGTGAACTCTGTGGCCCAAGCCGGTGCCGTGGCAGCGTTGCAGGCGAAAGAAGAGCTTAAAGAGCGTATCGATGCCGCCGTTATCGAACGCGACCGCATCACCACCGCCTTTGCCGCCTGGGGTGCCATTTCCTCCGAAGCGAACTTTGTGTGGCTTCCGGCCGCTTCCCTGCCGAAGCAGCCACAGGACATCGCCGCTGATTTTGCTGCAGCCGGTGTCTTGGTGCGCGCATTCCCAGAGGGCGTGCGCATCACCGCGACCACGGCCGAAGAGACCGAGGTTTTGCTCAAGGCATTTGAAACCATCTAA
- a CDS encoding alpha-keto acid decarboxylase family protein, with protein MRTTVGEFIVSRLKDLGIKHLIGVPGDFNLSFIEQVNEAEDIEFVGACNELNAAYAADGYGRQHGVGALLTTYGVGELSALNGIAGARAEHVPMVSLAGSPPLYSTEYRWNLHHSLADGDFENMLDAIVPFTGAAVRVTPMNVVEEMDRALHICLREKRPVHIQIPSDITHLEIEVPEEPFNTQLPGSDEERLEAAVTRVLERLAEAKKPVFLFDQDTDRHGFTEKFRTLVDKLQIPYSQLTSGKGVLSERDGLFLGSYNGKASAPGVQKTVESSDLLFTTNPRFIEVNSGSFTHHLPDEAIINLGDQHVNIGGEFFLGINTLELLDALIARTKTSHKKKKEPFVYDEWEIEKEAPLTHARMWPRFARFLKEDDTVIAESGTSHIGLTPERLPKGARYINSPIWGAIGFTLPALLGSMLANRDRRHVLFIGDGSFQLTAQELSTILREELKPIIVLVNNKGYTIERYILGMNDKYNDIADWQYAELPKVFVPGTDMVSYQARTEGELEEALSKIESSDAGAFLEVHLDPEDAPAGLKAFGPMTAEFDFGPRGPRNP; from the coding sequence ATGCGCACTACCGTGGGTGAATTCATTGTCAGCCGGTTGAAAGACCTCGGAATCAAGCACCTCATTGGTGTTCCGGGAGACTTCAACTTAAGTTTCATCGAGCAAGTCAACGAGGCCGAGGATATTGAGTTCGTCGGCGCTTGCAATGAGCTCAACGCCGCCTATGCCGCCGATGGCTACGGCCGCCAGCATGGAGTTGGTGCATTGTTAACCACCTATGGCGTTGGTGAGCTTTCTGCCCTCAACGGTATTGCCGGCGCACGCGCGGAGCACGTTCCGATGGTCTCCCTCGCGGGTTCGCCGCCGCTGTATTCCACCGAGTACCGCTGGAACCTGCACCACTCTTTGGCTGATGGCGACTTTGAAAACATGCTGGACGCAATCGTTCCTTTCACCGGCGCCGCGGTGCGCGTCACGCCGATGAACGTGGTGGAAGAAATGGACCGCGCGCTGCACATCTGCCTGCGCGAAAAACGTCCGGTGCACATCCAGATCCCTTCGGATATCACGCACCTTGAAATTGAGGTACCGGAAGAACCGTTTAACACCCAGCTTCCGGGCTCTGATGAGGAGCGCCTTGAGGCAGCGGTGACCCGTGTTCTGGAGCGTCTGGCCGAGGCGAAAAAGCCGGTCTTCCTCTTTGACCAGGACACCGACCGCCATGGCTTTACGGAGAAGTTCCGCACCTTAGTGGATAAGCTCCAGATTCCTTATTCCCAGCTCACCTCCGGCAAGGGCGTGCTCTCTGAGCGCGACGGCCTCTTCCTGGGTTCCTACAACGGCAAGGCTTCCGCACCGGGCGTGCAGAAAACCGTTGAGTCTTCTGACCTGCTCTTTACCACCAATCCGCGGTTTATTGAGGTCAATTCCGGTTCGTTTACGCACCATTTGCCGGATGAGGCAATCATCAACTTGGGCGACCAGCACGTCAACATCGGTGGTGAGTTCTTCCTGGGCATTAATACGCTAGAGCTTCTCGATGCCTTGATTGCCCGCACCAAGACTTCCCACAAGAAGAAGAAAGAACCGTTTGTCTACGATGAGTGGGAAATTGAGAAGGAAGCACCGCTAACGCATGCGCGTATGTGGCCTCGTTTTGCTCGCTTCCTCAAAGAAGATGACACTGTCATCGCGGAATCCGGCACCTCGCACATTGGTCTCACCCCTGAGCGTTTGCCTAAGGGTGCGCGCTACATCAACTCCCCTATTTGGGGCGCGATTGGATTTACTCTTCCGGCACTGTTGGGTAGCATGCTGGCCAACCGCGACCGCCGCCACGTGTTGTTCATCGGCGACGGCTCCTTCCAGCTGACCGCGCAAGAGCTGTCCACCATTTTGCGCGAGGAGCTCAAGCCCATCATCGTGTTGGTTAACAACAAGGGCTATACCATTGAGCGCTACATCCTGGGCATGAATGACAAGTACAACGATATCGCCGACTGGCAGTATGCCGAGCTGCCCAAGGTATTCGTGCCAGGTACGGACATGGTGTCCTACCAGGCGCGTACCGAGGGTGAACTGGAAGAGGCGTTGAGCAAGATTGAGTCTTCCGATGCCGGCGCCTTCCTGGAAGTCCACCTTGATCCGGAGGATGCCCCCGCAGGTTTGAAGGCTTTCGGCCCGATGACAGCAGAGTTTGATTTCGGTCCCCGCGGTCCACGTAATCCATAA
- a CDS encoding helix-turn-helix domain-containing protein encodes MSDSPTPTAAQLGQIQTLVDSLASRLQRSVQVDTPAFYAFCSSPQYGEVDNARVFNVLHREPNPEPIPWLVDNGVQDSREPVRLPAHEELDLLPRLCVPLWDGERLCGHIWVIDSPELSDADLKVITSFREPIINHMVARDETFVRRVAEMREITRDVALGLDGSLAQAVDNNFLPRRGTIRVHQLTITEANNAHQEDAPERLMMELLRFRRRRPFLVTDNHDGLTIIERSESLDASQLLFDEFQAAAIAVGARIVSRGTSTMNELSGARNTARRASFMATVAALQGLESLTWEKAGAWRLLLGWELTRATVTALSPAASALLSEGSETLWRTVMEYLDNARNVTATAERLFIHRATLHYRLEKAREMMPANTLDDGWECTCLHAALRLHAALESTS; translated from the coding sequence ATGTCAGACTCACCAACCCCAACGGCGGCGCAGCTCGGCCAAATCCAGACCCTGGTGGATTCCTTGGCCAGCCGTTTGCAGCGTTCCGTCCAGGTGGACACCCCGGCTTTTTACGCTTTTTGCTCTAGCCCGCAGTACGGCGAGGTGGATAATGCGCGCGTGTTCAACGTGTTGCACCGGGAACCCAATCCGGAACCCATTCCGTGGTTGGTGGACAACGGTGTGCAGGATTCCCGCGAACCTGTGCGGTTGCCAGCGCATGAAGAACTCGATCTTTTGCCACGTCTGTGCGTTCCACTATGGGACGGGGAGCGGTTGTGCGGGCACATTTGGGTCATTGATTCGCCGGAATTATCGGATGCAGATTTAAAAGTTATCACCAGTTTCCGGGAGCCCATTATCAACCACATGGTGGCGCGGGATGAGACCTTCGTGCGCCGGGTCGCGGAGATGCGGGAGATAACGCGTGATGTCGCGCTCGGACTCGATGGCTCCCTCGCGCAGGCAGTGGATAACAATTTTCTGCCACGCCGCGGCACTATTCGCGTGCATCAACTCACCATCACTGAGGCCAACAACGCGCACCAGGAAGATGCCCCGGAGCGTCTCATGATGGAGTTGTTGCGCTTCCGGCGCCGTCGGCCGTTCCTGGTCACGGACAATCACGATGGCCTAACCATCATCGAGCGATCCGAAAGTTTGGATGCGTCGCAGTTGCTTTTCGATGAATTCCAAGCCGCCGCCATCGCCGTAGGCGCGCGCATTGTTTCACGTGGAACATCGACAATGAATGAACTTAGCGGCGCCCGCAATACTGCCCGGCGCGCGAGTTTTATGGCGACGGTGGCAGCACTTCAGGGCTTGGAATCACTGACGTGGGAAAAGGCCGGTGCCTGGCGCTTGCTGCTGGGCTGGGAGCTCACCCGGGCAACCGTGACGGCTCTTTCACCGGCCGCGAGTGCGCTGCTATCCGAAGGTTCTGAAACACTATGGCGCACGGTGATGGAGTATCTGGACAATGCCCGCAATGTCACCGCCACCGCGGAACGGCTGTTCATCCACCGCGCGACGTTGCACTACCGGCTGGAGAAGGCACGGGAGATGATGCCCGCCAATACGCTTGACGATGGCTGGGAGTGCACCTGCCTGCACGCCGCACTGCGCCTGCATGCGGCCTTGGAAAGCACCTCATAG
- a CDS encoding ABC transporter ATP-binding protein has translation MLKIDSISKTFFAGTANERKALVDVSLHLNPGDFVTVIGSNGAGKSTLLNSISGRLIVDSGTISIEGKNVSRQPEHKRAKVVGRVFQDPMAGTAPNLTIEENLSLAYLRGKGRGLSLGLNSKRRAFFREQLESLELGLEDRMGSKVGLLSGGQRQALSLLMAGFTNPDVMLLDEHTAALDPQRAELVTTLTERIVSQGNLTTLMVTHNMAQAIQVGNRLIMMHDGQIIYEASEEEKKKLTVRDLMSEFAKIKGATSDRTLLQ, from the coding sequence ATGCTTAAGATCGATAGCATTTCCAAGACCTTTTTCGCCGGAACAGCTAACGAACGCAAGGCGCTTGTCGATGTCTCACTGCATCTCAATCCTGGCGATTTCGTCACGGTGATCGGTTCTAATGGCGCCGGCAAATCCACCTTGCTCAACTCGATTTCGGGTCGGTTAATTGTTGATTCCGGAACCATCTCCATCGAGGGCAAGAACGTCTCCCGGCAACCTGAGCACAAACGTGCCAAGGTTGTGGGCCGCGTCTTCCAGGACCCGATGGCGGGTACAGCACCAAACCTCACGATTGAAGAAAACCTCTCCCTCGCATACTTGCGTGGCAAAGGCCGTGGGCTGTCATTGGGGCTTAACTCTAAGCGTCGGGCATTCTTCCGCGAGCAGTTGGAGAGCTTGGAACTCGGTCTCGAAGACCGTATGGGTTCTAAGGTAGGTCTGCTGTCGGGTGGCCAGCGTCAGGCACTGAGCCTTCTCATGGCGGGCTTTACCAACCCTGATGTCATGCTGTTGGATGAGCACACCGCGGCGCTGGACCCACAGCGTGCCGAGCTTGTCACTACCCTGACGGAACGTATTGTCTCCCAAGGCAACCTGACCACCTTGATGGTCACCCACAACATGGCGCAAGCCATCCAGGTGGGCAACCGACTCATCATGATGCACGATGGACAGATCATCTACGAAGCTTCCGAGGAAGAAAAGAAGAAGCTCACCGTGCGAGACCTCATGTCCGAGTTCGCGAAAATTAAGGGCGCTACCTCCGACCGCACACTGCTGCAGTAG
- a CDS encoding ABC transporter permease, whose protein sequence is MIGAVELGLLYAVMAVGVYLTFRVLDFPDLTVDGSFTTGAAAAGVLITNGVNPIIATGVGFVAGFIAGIITGLLHTKGKIDGLLAGILTMIGLWSINLRIMGGANIPLLSQDSVFTPLDKIKNDWFVVGLLVVGAVALVMLIVWFLSTDLGLALRATGDNQQMITSFGVSTDFTKTLTLALSNGLVGLCGALIAQFQGFADISMGVGLILVGLASVIVGQAVIPQRRLWLIVGSVALGSVLYRLIIYVALTVGLNPNDMKLITAVLVIAALLLPKLTGRTPKAAGRKVANA, encoded by the coding sequence ATGATCGGTGCAGTTGAGCTCGGACTCCTTTATGCCGTCATGGCCGTAGGCGTCTACCTCACCTTCCGAGTTCTAGATTTCCCTGACCTGACCGTTGACGGCAGTTTCACCACCGGTGCGGCTGCCGCCGGCGTACTCATTACCAATGGCGTGAACCCCATTATCGCGACGGGCGTGGGCTTTGTTGCAGGCTTTATCGCCGGCATTATCACCGGTCTTTTGCACACGAAGGGCAAGATTGATGGCCTGCTCGCCGGTATCTTGACCATGATTGGCCTGTGGTCCATCAACCTGCGGATTATGGGCGGCGCGAATATTCCGCTGCTGAGCCAAGATTCTGTGTTTACGCCACTGGATAAGATCAAGAACGACTGGTTTGTCGTGGGCCTTTTGGTCGTCGGTGCGGTTGCTTTGGTCATGCTCATCGTGTGGTTCCTCTCCACCGACCTGGGCCTGGCGCTGCGTGCTACCGGTGATAATCAGCAGATGATTACCTCTTTCGGTGTCTCCACTGACTTCACCAAGACGCTGACCCTCGCACTGTCGAATGGTCTGGTTGGTCTGTGTGGCGCGCTGATTGCTCAGTTCCAGGGCTTCGCGGATATCTCCATGGGCGTTGGCCTCATCCTGGTCGGCCTGGCATCTGTCATCGTCGGCCAAGCTGTTATCCCACAGCGTCGCCTGTGGCTCATTGTTGGATCGGTTGCGTTGGGCTCCGTCCTCTACCGCCTGATCATCTACGTGGCGCTGACGGTGGGCCTGAACCCCAACGACATGAAGCTGATTACGGCGGTGTTGGTCATCGCCGCGCTACTGCTGCCGAAGCTCACGGGACGGACTCCGAAAGCTGCCGGGAGGAAGGTAGCCAATGCTTAA